From the genome of Simkaniaceae bacterium:
GAAGAAAGGCGCGCTTTGATGGAGGTTTCATCGCTGGTAAAGTTCCAAGGAACGTAGCGAGCAATGCCATGTGAAAAGACATCTTTATGTCCTTCGGCTTTCTCTTTGGCAATATGGGGAAAGAGATCATCATCGGGTAAGGGCGGAAGATTGTCCTCTTGGCGGCGGTAAAAATGGGGACCGATAATTGCACCAAGGCCGGCAGAACGCTCATCGTATAATGGGCGGGTAGATTGATCGATCACTTCAATTTTATCAAGTCGGTAGCTCAGCAAGTTCATCCCTTTTTCAGGGGAAAAAGTTGCCGTTAGCATGTCGCCACTTGCTGTTTTTCGTTTGAGAGTAATGGGCTTTGTCATGAATTCCTGCTATTTCCTCTAAAAAAATCTATCACCGGTATATACCGCTCGTCATTCAAGAATTGTTTTTTTTGTCGCCGGCATCCCCGCTTGATCGATTTACCTCACCTCTGCCTATTGTCAATAGCGCGTCGGTTCAGGTAGAAGGGCCTTCGGCCCGATCGACCATCGCTATAGCCGGCTTCTAAAAATTCCAACTCTTGAATCACTTTCGGTATATGTTCCCTTGTAAAAAATTATTTAAAAAAAGAAAAGCGTCAAATTGACAAATAGCAAAAAATCAAATAGGGTCAAGTTATGGAAGAACAAGAAAAACATCAGCCTCACCACCCTTGGAGAGCAAGGCTCATCGTCGGATTGACAATGCTATTATTATCATTTGTCGGTCTTATTTTTTCTGATTTAATACGCGGTGGAGCTTGGACGTATTGGCGAGTTATGGTTCCCGTCTATGCCGTCTTATCCATTTGGCTGAGTTGGTATTTGCGTCGTAAGTCCCACAAGGTAACCGCGATTAAAATTTGGCATGAGATCCTCCATTGGGTTGCGCTTATCATGGGGGTCTATCTGGTTTCTCTGTTTGTCTCAATGGGGATTGTCGGGCGCTTTGAAGCGAGTCTTCAAGTTTTAATTATGTTGGCTTTAACGACATTTTTAGCCGGGATCTATCACGATGTGATTTTTATTATCATTGGTGTGATTTTGGGGTTCTTTACGGCAGGCGCTGCATTTTTCACCGAATACCTCTATAGCGTGATGCTGCCTATCACCATTGGGGCAGCGATTCTCATGGCCTGGGTTATTTATCATCACCATAAGAAGTCGACAGAAAGGGATGAAAAATAATGGGCATCATCACTCTTGTTTTATACTTATTATCTTGGGGATTAGCTATTTGGATGAAAATTGATACCAATGGATTTTTTGGTATTCAGTTGATGAAAGCTATCTTTCTGATTTCAGTAGGTATGAGTGGACTTGTGAAGTGTCTTGGCAATCTCTTATTCTCTGAAAAGACGGCCCGTTATGTTCATTGGACGCATACGCCTTACCAGCATGAGGTGGGAGTTGCGCATCTCAGTTTTGCGGTTCTTGGCACGCTCTCCTTTTTTTACTCAACCTATTGGTATGCAACGGCAATCGGTGTCATTATTTTCTACTTAGGAAACGCGCTTGTCCATATTACTGATATGAAACGACATGGGAACTTTTCAATCGGAAATGCGGGAATCGTTTTTTATCTCGATTTGGTTGTCCCCTTTACCCTAGCAATTGGCCTTATTCTTCACGTCTATGGAATATAATATCATAACATATTGTAAATAAGCCTTTTGAATAGGATGTAAGCCGATAATCGGCGCTTTAAAGGGCTTATATTAAGCATGATTCGGTTTTAAATATTTTATTTACTGTTTTAAGAGAAATGCTATTAACTTCTATAATTGTCATATATAACTATAAAAAATATGATATAAAAGGCATGCATATGGCGTCATCAATTTCAGGAAGTAACTCATATTCTTTTTTCCATCAAATAGGAACCCCAAAGGAAGCGCTTTATAATGCCGTCGACAAGGCTGATCTTGCTCAAATTGAGTCTCTTCTAAGATCTGATTTAGAACTGCAAACTTATAATCGGAACTCGCCGGATTTACTTTTTCGCGCTATCAAAATAAATAACATTAAAGTACTGGACATTCTGATAAGATATGGCGCGCTAACGGATCCTATTGCTATTAATAGGGAGGGGAAGACCCCGCTTTATGTCGCTATTGAAGAGGGGCATCTTGCGGTAGTAAAATTTCTGATGGAATATGGCGCCGGTGTGAATGCTGTTAATGCAGATAGGAAGGCCCCCCTCCATGTTGCTGCCGAAAAAGGTAGTTTTGAAGGAATGAAGCTACTGCTAGATTTTGGTGCTGACACTTTAATAAAAAATGGACGGGACTTGAGACCGCTTTGGTATATTTTACGTTCGACAACTCCCGATTTGAACCTCAGCAACTACCTTAAAGCGCTTCCGAAAGAGCTGGTAGGCCCGGAGTTTTGGGAAGACATTAGCGAAATTCTGACACGTATACCTGATTATACCCCCATTATTGTAGACTTTGTAAAAGAAAACCCCAGTTTACTTTCCCTCGCTATCGAAGCAGATGAGCCTAGCTTAGTAGCTCCACTGATAAAATACGGTGCTCCTTTGGATGTTTCTGATGGAATGGGATTAACTCCGCTCCATCATGCTATCAAGCGAGATAAGCTTGCTGTAGTAGACTTTCTGCTATGTGCCGGCGCCCGCTGGGATGCGCTTACTAGAGAGCCGGCTCATCATATAGCGCCAACTCATCATCATCTAGTGGAAATTGCTAGCGGGCAAACACCTCTTCATCTAGCAGCAAGAAATGGAAATGTTGCCATAATTAATCGCATAGCAGAGCAGGCTAATTATGAGGATAGGAAGGCCGGTGTTTATGATGCTAAGATCCCGGGGGGCTGTACACCCCTTTATTTGGCTGCCTTAGGAGGCCATCTTGCCGCAGTAGAGTGTCTGATTACGTGTGGTGCTGCTGTGGATTCTGTCAATGATAGGGGGGAGACTCCGCTTTATGTCGCTGCCGAAAGAGATCATCTTGATTTAGTAAGATTTCTTTTAAGCAAAGGAGCTAAGGTAAATACCAAGGATCGGGATGGGAATACGGTGATTCATGCTGCAGCTAGAAAGGGTGGGCCTATAATGGAAGCTCTTATACGAGCAGGAGCTGATCCGGATGCTATGAATAAAGATGGGCGTACGCCCCTTAGCTTGGCTACCGGAGTAGGTCATCTTGATTCAGTAAATCTTCTTTTAAGCAAAGGAGCTAAGGTAAATACCAAGGATCGGGATGGGAATACGGCGCTTCATGTTGTAGTTAGTAGGGGTGGGCCTATAATGGAAGCTCTTATACGAGCAGGAGCTGATCGGGATGCTATGAATAAAGATGGAGATACACCCCTTCACTTAGCTGCTAAAGGAGATTATCTCCCTGCAATGATGTGTCTAATAGGGAATGGCGCTGATATAAATGCTGTTAATATGGATGGGAAGACGCCACTCTATGTCGCTACCCAAGAAGGGCATCTTGGTTCATTAAGATTTCTTTTAAGCCGAGGCGCTAATCCAAATGTTAGGAGTAAATATGGGGAGACAGCGCTTGGTCTGGCAGTCGCAAAAGGAGATATTGCTACAATTGAGCCCCTTCTAGAATGTCCCTCCCTTGTTGTCAGTGGACCGGGCCCGAGACCGCTTGAGTCTGTTTTACATTCAAAAAACCCTGTTTTGAGCCTCACGAATTACCTTACAGTGCTCCCAAAAAGGCTAGTGGGGCCGGAGTTTTGGGAAGATATTATCACAATTTTGATAAGAGTCCCCCGGTGTGCCCCCGCTGTTGAGGGCTTTGTAAAAGAACACCGTATTGATGTATCGGCTACGATTGCTCGTAAAATAATTAAATTAGCCCCATCATTGAAAGAATCCTTACAAAAAGCTATTTCTGTTAATCTAAGAATGAAGGTATTACGTTTTCGAAAGGCTGTTGAGGTGAGTGCACATAAATCGGATAGTGAGTCGGCGCCTTCTTGGAAGCGGATAATGGCTCTCAGAAAACCGGAAATTTAGGTCTGACACTAGCCCACATTTCGTCGTTTTGTTACAGTATTTCTTGGAACTGAAGCTTAAGAGGGTTTTATGAACTATCTTGTCGTCGTCGAATGTATTATTCAAAAAGAGGATAGATTTTTAATGATTCAACGCCCTGAGGGTGGGCATGCAGGGGGATTACTGGCTTTTCCCGGAGGGAAAGTTGACTTTGAAGATGGAAAAAATCACATCGATATTCTGGAAAATGCGTTAAAAAGGGAAGTCAATGAGGAAGTGGGACTCGATTTGATCGATCAAATACAATTTGTAACGAGTTCATACTTTGTTGATACATATCAAAAGCATGTATTGGATGTGATTTTTTATTGTTCTCTTGAAAAGACCCATCATGAGGTTAATCCATCCCCTCGTGAGGTGGCTGATTATTTTTGGCTTACTTTTGATGAAATCTTGAATCATCCCCTTACGCCTAGTTGGGTTAAGATTTATCTTGAACGGATGTCAAGCTGCAATTTCTCCCGGGTCCAAGAAGGGGAGCTTTTTTAGTTTATCTTTTCGAGTTTTGATAGCAGTTTGATTTCGAGTTGGCTTTCTGCCACAAGAAGGTGTGATCCGGCAATTTCGACAACATAGAGCATTGTTTTAGGGCTAATCGGCCTTTTTTCAATGATTTTGATGTGTTTTTGATGATTAAGCGATGAGAATCGCTGATTAGAGAAGCGCTTCACAAGCCAAAGTAAGAAAAAAACAATCCCCAGTGCTAAAACAATAAGTGTTAGTGTTTTAAAAAAAGTCACTTTGAAATTTTGTGGGTCAAGAGGCGTGTATACCTCTTCAGTGTGAGTGAGTTCAGCCTGAGGGATCTCTTCGGTCCATGCAAAAAAGGGGAGGGCCAAGATGGAGAAAAAAAGAAAAAATCGTCGCATACCATTTGGCCTTATAAAGGAGTTTTTTTTATATAGAGAGGAATAAGGTAGAGGATATATCAAAGGAGAATTTATACTAAATACAAAAAATTGTGGGTATGATGGTAAAGAAAGGGATGATAGCTCTTGATATTGATGGAACCTCTGCTATGCAAGGGAAGGCAGTTCCTGAACCTTTTTCCAATTACCTGAGCGATTTACATCGTCAAGGGTGGCAAATCTTTTTTGTCACGGGGCGTACGCTCTCCTACGCCAAATTAGCTCTTACGACCATTGACTTCCCCATTTTGCTGGGCATTCAAAACGGAGCCGATATGATTGAATACCCCTCATATCGAAAGCTCTACCGCCGCTATATGGATATTTCTATTCTTCAAACAATTGAATCGCTTTATCAAAATCAAGAGGGGCATTATATTATCTATTCGGGATTTGAGCATGGAGATTTTTGTTATTATAATCCCGATCGCTATTCTCAAGATAGGCTTGATTATCTCAAGAAACTGATGCAGGTAGCTCGCGCAGATTGGGTCAAAATTTCAGGACCGAAGGATCCCGTGATTCAAAAACAAGTTCCATTGATTAAGTGTTTTGGGAGTATAGAGTTGTTGCAGTCCATTGAGAAGGCTTGTAGAGATTTTAATACAAGTATCATTCGAGATACGATAGATCCCTCGATGCATATTTTATTGATTACTGCATATCAAATGAATAAAGCTCACGCGGTTGAAGAGGCTTGCAAACTCACAAAAATTAAAGAGCCCATTATTGTTGCAGGGGATGATCGCAATGACATTGCGATGCTTCGCAGAGGGACATATAGTATTGGGGTGAAAAATGCTCCACAAGAATTACTCGATCATGCCGATGCCATTGCGGATCTTCCAAGTGAGCTCGGTGTAATGAAAGCACTTCAAAAGGTTATTGACAGAGATGGAAATTTTAGACGCACCTAAGCTATCAAAAACATGGCTATTGACTGCCCTAGAGGCATTTAAAACGCATTTAAGCGGGCAGACTTCCCTTATTCACTTTAATATGGAACAGCCTTTTGTTGAGCATCATGACACGATCTCGATTTATCACAATTTCCTCTATATTTTGACCCTGTTCAAAACGCATCAGGTGAGTGATATGCAAGAAGGGGCGCGCTTGCTCGATCACTTGCTTTGCTTTCAAATAGAGGGGAAATTCCCTCATTACCTACA
Proteins encoded in this window:
- a CDS encoding ankyrin repeat domain-containing protein, yielding MASSISGSNSYSFFHQIGTPKEALYNAVDKADLAQIESLLRSDLELQTYNRNSPDLLFRAIKINNIKVLDILIRYGALTDPIAINREGKTPLYVAIEEGHLAVVKFLMEYGAGVNAVNADRKAPLHVAAEKGSFEGMKLLLDFGADTLIKNGRDLRPLWYILRSTTPDLNLSNYLKALPKELVGPEFWEDISEILTRIPDYTPIIVDFVKENPSLLSLAIEADEPSLVAPLIKYGAPLDVSDGMGLTPLHHAIKRDKLAVVDFLLCAGARWDALTREPAHHIAPTHHHLVEIASGQTPLHLAARNGNVAIINRIAEQANYEDRKAGVYDAKIPGGCTPLYLAALGGHLAAVECLITCGAAVDSVNDRGETPLYVAAERDHLDLVRFLLSKGAKVNTKDRDGNTVIHAAARKGGPIMEALIRAGADPDAMNKDGRTPLSLATGVGHLDSVNLLLSKGAKVNTKDRDGNTALHVVVSRGGPIMEALIRAGADRDAMNKDGDTPLHLAAKGDYLPAMMCLIGNGADINAVNMDGKTPLYVATQEGHLGSLRFLLSRGANPNVRSKYGETALGLAVAKGDIATIEPLLECPSLVVSGPGPRPLESVLHSKNPVLSLTNYLTVLPKRLVGPEFWEDIITILIRVPRCAPAVEGFVKEHRIDVSATIARKIIKLAPSLKESLQKAISVNLRMKVLRFRKAVEVSAHKSDSESAPSWKRIMALRKPEI
- a CDS encoding NUDIX domain-containing protein, encoding MNYLVVVECIIQKEDRFLMIQRPEGGHAGGLLAFPGGKVDFEDGKNHIDILENALKREVNEEVGLDLIDQIQFVTSSYFVDTYQKHVLDVIFYCSLEKTHHEVNPSPREVADYFWLTFDEILNHPLTPSWVKIYLERMSSCNFSRVQEGELF
- the fliO gene encoding flagellar biosynthetic protein FliO, which codes for MRRFFLFFSILALPFFAWTEEIPQAELTHTEEVYTPLDPQNFKVTFFKTLTLIVLALGIVFFLLWLVKRFSNQRFSSLNHQKHIKIIEKRPISPKTMLYVVEIAGSHLLVAESQLEIKLLSKLEKIN
- a CDS encoding Cof-type HAD-IIB family hydrolase, encoding MMVKKGMIALDIDGTSAMQGKAVPEPFSNYLSDLHRQGWQIFFVTGRTLSYAKLALTTIDFPILLGIQNGADMIEYPSYRKLYRRYMDISILQTIESLYQNQEGHYIIYSGFEHGDFCYYNPDRYSQDRLDYLKKLMQVARADWVKISGPKDPVIQKQVPLIKCFGSIELLQSIEKACRDFNTSIIRDTIDPSMHILLITAYQMNKAHAVEEACKLTKIKEPIIVAGDDRNDIAMLRRGTYSIGVKNAPQELLDHADAIADLPSELGVMKALQKVIDRDGNFRRT